The nucleotide window ACCTAACTCAAGAAAACTACAAATATATAGAACTTGGATGATGTGACCACTCAAAAGATAAGTACTCGAGTATTCTAAGGCTCTGTTGATAATAGATATATGTCATGAAATGgacccaaaaaaaattaaagatataTTTCATGAAAAGTTAACTTCTATGACCGTATCGTAAAGTAATTACGTAGATAAATTAACATACTTTGATATATTATGAAAGTAATTGAAATTTTGTCTTAGTCAATTAGCTAGCAGGAGGATTTCAATTCTTTATAAGTTTATGCAAAGTTTTTTAGTTACTTTTACGTGAGGTTCACACTACTAACAGAAAATCTGGTTTAGGAAGGGATTCACATATGGTGTGGCAGTAGGTCACATGGATATACACAGGTAGATACTTTATCTTGTCAGATGGAAATATACAAACGTCACCTTCAAAAACCCTCACAAATATTATTTACAGTCCAATGAAtccatttgttttctttctcctcCCATCTCTTTGGCTTCTTTCGACTTGGAATGTGTGCTCAGAATCTACCACTCAACCCTCGTTTTCCCACCTCTTTAATTGACCCTTCGATCTTTACCTCCCACAGAGATTTTCCTCACAGTTACCTTTAAGGCTTTAATCTTTATGAACACTTCTGTAGCTAATCTGCTATATGAAGTCAGCTTTTTCTCATCACTGCAAGTCTGCAACTTATTTCCACAGAGCAATTCTATATATAGAAATTGTTTTATATTACAATATATCATGATCCCCAAAGCACCAACAAACatagaaattaaaaaagaaaattgaaaattttgcagGTGAAGAGAATCCTTTTGATCTCACGTCCCATATGCTCCATGGCAGTGCTGGAAATCCACTCACTGGcacatgtgtgtgtatatatataacttaATTATTTAGCTAAATCTTTTTGTAGTGTACTGTACGTAGTCTTGTAAAATTGAGCGTAACCAAGTTGGTTATTTCTCGGCACTCAAGTTTGAATATCTTCATGTAGTTTAGATTAGACTAGAACATTGCTCGAACAAGAAAAAATTCTTAATATGATCTGAGTGCAACCCAGAAAATTAACAAGCCTAGACAATCTAGAAAAATTTGGGATATAAACTAGAATTGAAGTATTATTCAGAGCCAAATCAATTCCCCCACACTGATTTTTCAGCCCAACTGATGAAATTGATGAAGCAAAAGTGGAACTCTgtacatcaaaaaaaaaaaaccttgaatatttaattaaaactcATAGGAAAAAATTTCccaattgttttttaattacttGTCTGATCACTGAGCCTTGGCCAAACTTGCTTGAGAATAATGTAATTAATCTTCAGGGTTTGGAATTTAATTGGATGATCAATCCAATTAATGAAAATGCTGCTGCTCAGGCCATGGCCAAAACCCTTGCTGCTCTTGATCAATGCCATTGAACATGCTGCACAATCCTTCGTCCTGAATCATCTGATCAAGTTTGAGGGACTGAAGATCTGACCTCGATGATCCTTGGAGGAGTTGGGTTGTGCTTGCAGACATGAGGGAGGAGGAGGACGGTGGAAAGAGGTTTTTTCCGTTCATATGAGGAGAATCAGAAGGTGGGCTGCTGGTGGTTGCCGTTGTTCTTGAAATTTCTAAGTtgagatggtggtggtggtggtggtggtcaaAACTGTTCTCACTTCCATTGCTCCAAGAACCCTGATCAATTTCTTTCTTGAAATTAAaccctccttcatttgatgaatCTTTGCTTTTTAGAGTCAATAACTgcatcatatttaattttaaaccaaacaaatataaatatcTAAACAATTGGAGTTAGGTAAACTTTTGAAGCAACTCAGATTAAAGTACCTTTGTTCATTAAGATGCACATCTTACAGACTGACACTGATTAAGATAAAATAATTAGGGAATATTACTATGACTTTTGATACTAATTATATATTTCCATGTGCATTGGATCAGGAGTTGATCCAGCATCCAGTAGAATTGAGATTAAGATGTCCTAGTAATCATAATGCACCATAATCAATGCTGATGCTATAAATAAATATTCCTCTTACAATAACAAGttatttaatcatttaattaaatgtttaaaagaaaaattagcaTTTTCTAGCTACTTCAAACTCTATGTACACCTCAGGAAAaccaaggaaggaaggaagaagaaggtcaATCTGCAATGAAATTAGGGAGATGAAGATTCAAACTGCAAACTTGGTTTTCATCCGAGAAGAAAATTGAGGAATGGAGGAGAAAATCAGTCTGCGATATTCTACTTTCATCTAATCTAAATTACAGGACGAAATTCAAACTAGAGTGCAGAGCATGGAGCACATCTGCTCTAGCCAGCTTGGTTATGCTTAAGGCTGCAACAatttattcttcaaaagttATAAACTTGagctaattaattaacttaatcgATTACCTCAGCTTGAAGCTTCTTATTGTGAGCCTGAAGGGCATCATTGTCAGCCTTAAGGGCATCAAATTTGTTCTTCAAAACATCGTAGTCTTTCTCCAACTGCTTTGTCTTCCACCTTGCCCTTCTGTTCTGAAACCATATAGCGATCTGTCTCGGCTGCAAACCGAGTGCCTTAGCCAGCTGCATTTTTCTCTCCGGTTCTAGCTTGTTCCCCATTTCGAAGCTCTTCTCCAGAGTCTTGACCTGCTCAAGATTcagcctcttcttcttctctcccatCTGGGATCCGTCGTCCGACAAATCATCatcccctcctcctcctccatgcAGCGCCGCTTCTTGGTCGTGATGGTGGCATCTATTGTTCTCAACGCCTGAAAACGACAGTGATCTCTTCATCATAAAAGGCATTCCACCACCTGCAGAGAGCCCACAAAAAACCACAAAAAGTAATCAATAATTAAACACCCCATCTATTCATTAATCAATTTAATGAATCACAAAGTATAAATTTTTTGGTCGAAAGTCACAAACTAtataaatgaaagaaaaaaaaaatgagaaagagaAACCATGGAAGTGCTGAGGAGGGCAAGAGGAATTAGCAAGGTGGAGGTCTGGATCTTCATGGGTTTGAAACATGAAACTGTGACAAGGAGGGAAGGCCATCATATGTGATGTGAGctatgaaaaataataataataagacttggatttttttttcatgcagGAATGAAAAGCATAGCATAGAAATAAGGAAGCATCATGTACTAAAAATCCCGATGGTACTGTGAGTTTTTTGGAACAAATTT belongs to Malus sylvestris chromosome 17, drMalSylv7.2, whole genome shotgun sequence and includes:
- the LOC126609697 gene encoding homeobox-leucine zipper protein HAT7-like, whose protein sequence is MMAFPPCHSFMFQTHEDPDLHLANSSCPPQHFHGGGMPFMMKRSLSFSGVENNRCHHHDQEAALHGGGGGDDDLSDDGSQMGEKKKRLNLEQVKTLEKSFEMGNKLEPERKMQLAKALGLQPRQIAIWFQNRRARWKTKQLEKDYDVLKNKFDALKADNDALQAHNKKLQAELLTLKSKDSSNEGGFNFKKEIDQGSWSNGSENSFDHHHHHHHLNLEISRTTATTSSPPSDSPHMNGKNLFPPSSSSLMSASTTQLLQGSSRSDLQSLKLDQMIQDEGLCSMFNGIDQEQQGFWPWPEQQHFH